A stretch of the Halomonas sp. BDJS001 genome encodes the following:
- the paaE gene encoding 1,2-phenylacetyl-CoA epoxidase subunit PaaE, with the protein MSRFHALTVKDVRKETHDAVSIAFDIPDDLLDAFRFTQGQYLTLRRDIEGEDIRRSYSICTGVHEHELRVAVKLVPGGSFSTFANQQLQPGDRLEVMPPQGKFFVPLDSSREGHYLAVTAGSGVTPIMSIVSTTLESEPKSRFTVIYGNRSTTGTLFRERLQDLKDRYLERLNIIYVFSREQQEIDLYNGRIDADKCNALFDRWVDVPKLDAAFICGPQEMTEIVRGVLTQHGMPKEKVHFELFTTGLPTSGAKRRQTTKAAQLKAETSHIKVIIDGRTIEYDLPRNTQSILDAGNEHGADIPFSCKAGVCSTCKSKVIEGEVEMDANYALEDYEIDAGYVLSCQCYPLSDRVVLDYDEV; encoded by the coding sequence ATGAGCCGATTTCACGCCTTGACCGTCAAGGATGTACGTAAGGAAACCCATGATGCCGTTTCCATTGCTTTCGACATTCCCGACGACCTGCTGGACGCTTTTCGCTTTACCCAAGGGCAGTACCTGACACTGCGCCGCGATATCGAAGGTGAAGATATTCGCCGCTCCTACTCAATCTGCACCGGCGTCCACGAACATGAGCTGAGAGTCGCCGTCAAGCTGGTGCCGGGCGGCAGCTTTTCGACTTTTGCCAATCAGCAATTGCAGCCCGGTGATCGCCTGGAAGTAATGCCGCCCCAGGGCAAGTTCTTTGTGCCTCTCGACTCCAGCCGTGAAGGGCACTACCTGGCGGTGACCGCTGGCAGTGGCGTCACACCGATCATGTCGATTGTTTCCACCACGCTGGAAAGTGAGCCAAAGAGCCGCTTTACCGTGATCTATGGCAACCGTTCCACCACGGGCACACTGTTTCGTGAGCGCCTGCAGGATCTCAAGGATCGTTACCTGGAACGCCTCAACATCATTTACGTGTTCAGCCGCGAACAACAGGAAATCGATCTTTACAACGGCCGGATCGACGCCGACAAATGCAACGCCCTGTTTGACCGCTGGGTAGACGTACCCAAGCTCGACGCCGCGTTTATCTGTGGCCCGCAAGAAATGACCGAGATCGTGCGTGGTGTTCTGACCCAACATGGAATGCCGAAGGAAAAGGTTCACTTCGAGCTGTTCACTACCGGGCTACCGACGTCAGGCGCCAAGCGCCGCCAGACGACGAAAGCGGCTCAGCTGAAAGCTGAAACCTCACACATCAAAGTGATCATCGACGGCCGCACCATTGAGTACGACCTGCCCCGTAATACCCAGAGCATTCTGGACGCAGGTAACGAGCATGGCGCGGATATTCCTTTCTCATGCAAGGCTGGGGTGTGCTCCACCTGCAAGTCAAAAGTCATCGAAGGCGAGGTGGAAATGGACGCCAATTACGCCCTGGAAGATTACGAAATCGATGCCGGCTACGTGCTGTCCTGCCAGTGCTACCCGCTCAGCGACAGGGTGGTGCTTGACTATGACGAGGTATAA
- the paaZ gene encoding phenylacetic acid degradation bifunctional protein PaaZ produces MPVLQSYIAGQWFGKTESKALISAINGTVVAHTHQEEINFREAVAYARNTGVKNMLALDFQQRAAILKALAAYIQERKRELYAISHHTGCTKADSWIDIDGGFGTLFTYASTGRKELPSGNVAHEGPVTQLGKDNHFNGTHILVPRRGVSVHINAFNFPIWGMLEKFAPAFLAGMPCIFKPATATSYLTEAAVRVINDSGLLPKGALQLVIGGAGDLLDHLEEQDFVTFTGSANTALILKSHPNIMAKSIPFNAEADSLNSAIMAPDVSPEDEEFEIFAKEVVKEMTAKAGQKCTAIRRILVPAAHLDALANTLKSRLANIVVGDPYEEGVRMGALSSRDQLRDVNHAIEQLLETSECVFGRDGSFKPVGQGVENGAFITPHLLINRNPLNDGGAHDIEAFGPVATLMPYSGIDEALTIAAKGKGSLVTTLTTKDPAIAAEMIPVLAAQHGRLQILDAQASKESTGHGSPLPMLKHGGPGRAGGGEELGGIRAVHHYLQRTAIQGSPTMLAAVTREYVRGAQVIETDVHPFRRHFDDLQVGESLLTHRRTVTEADIVNFGCLSGDHFYMHFDDIAAKETQFGQRIAHGYFVLSAAAGLFVYPGEGPVLANYGLDTLRFITPVLVGDTIRARLTCKRKIDQGRASPDGHPQGVVMWDVAVTNQHDELVASYDILTLVAKRQ; encoded by the coding sequence ATGCCAGTTTTGCAAAGTTACATCGCAGGCCAGTGGTTCGGAAAGACCGAGTCCAAAGCACTGATTAGCGCCATTAACGGCACCGTCGTTGCGCATACTCACCAAGAAGAGATCAACTTCCGTGAAGCGGTGGCGTATGCCCGCAACACCGGTGTGAAAAATATGCTGGCGCTGGATTTCCAGCAACGTGCCGCCATTCTTAAAGCGCTGGCCGCCTATATCCAAGAGCGTAAGCGTGAGCTGTATGCCATCTCTCACCACACTGGCTGCACCAAGGCCGACTCCTGGATCGACATCGATGGCGGTTTCGGCACCCTATTTACCTACGCCTCCACGGGCCGCAAGGAACTGCCCTCCGGCAATGTGGCCCACGAAGGCCCGGTGACCCAATTGGGTAAGGATAACCACTTCAATGGCACCCATATTCTGGTGCCCCGCCGCGGCGTCTCTGTGCATATCAATGCGTTTAACTTCCCCATCTGGGGCATGCTGGAGAAGTTCGCCCCCGCCTTTCTGGCAGGCATGCCCTGCATCTTCAAACCGGCCACCGCCACTAGCTACCTGACCGAGGCGGCCGTGCGCGTGATCAACGACTCTGGCCTGCTGCCGAAAGGAGCGCTGCAACTGGTTATCGGCGGGGCCGGTGACTTATTGGATCACCTGGAAGAGCAGGACTTTGTCACCTTTACCGGCTCGGCAAACACCGCTCTCATATTAAAAAGCCACCCTAACATCATGGCGAAGAGCATCCCCTTCAACGCCGAGGCGGACTCGCTCAACAGCGCCATCATGGCCCCGGATGTTAGCCCGGAAGACGAAGAGTTCGAAATCTTTGCCAAAGAAGTGGTCAAGGAGATGACCGCCAAGGCAGGTCAGAAATGTACCGCGATCCGCCGAATTTTAGTGCCCGCCGCGCATCTGGATGCCTTGGCGAACACGCTTAAGTCGCGGCTTGCCAACATCGTGGTCGGTGATCCTTATGAAGAAGGCGTGCGCATGGGCGCGCTCTCTTCCCGTGACCAATTGAGAGACGTTAATCATGCCATTGAACAGCTGCTAGAGACCAGTGAGTGCGTCTTCGGCAGAGACGGCAGCTTCAAGCCTGTCGGCCAGGGTGTTGAAAACGGCGCCTTCATTACTCCCCACTTGCTGATCAACCGTAACCCGTTGAACGACGGCGGCGCTCACGATATTGAAGCCTTTGGCCCCGTCGCGACGCTAATGCCCTACAGCGGCATCGATGAAGCCCTGACCATAGCCGCCAAGGGCAAGGGCAGCCTGGTAACCACGCTGACCACAAAAGACCCCGCCATTGCGGCTGAAATGATCCCCGTTTTGGCCGCCCAGCACGGCCGTCTGCAGATTCTGGATGCCCAGGCATCAAAGGAGTCCACTGGCCACGGCTCTCCACTACCGATGCTAAAACATGGCGGGCCCGGACGCGCAGGCGGCGGCGAGGAGCTGGGTGGCATTCGTGCGGTTCACCACTACCTGCAGCGCACCGCCATTCAGGGCTCGCCCACCATGCTCGCGGCAGTAACACGGGAGTATGTGCGTGGCGCCCAGGTGATCGAGACAGACGTCCACCCATTCCGCCGCCATTTTGACGACCTGCAGGTTGGTGAATCACTGCTCACCCACCGCCGTACTGTCACCGAAGCCGATATCGTCAATTTCGGCTGCCTCTCCGGCGACCACTTCTACATGCACTTCGACGACATTGCCGCCAAAGAGACCCAGTTCGGCCAGCGCATTGCCCACGGCTACTTTGTGCTGTCGGCTGCTGCGGGTCTATTCGTTTACCCAGGCGAAGGCCCCGTACTGGCAAACTACGGCCTGGATACGCTGCGCTTTATCACACCGGTGCTGGTCGGCGACACCATCCGCGCCCGCCTCACCTGCAAACGCAAAATTGACCAGGGACGGGCATCGCCGGATGGCCACCCTCAAGGCGTGGTGATGTGGGACGTGGCGGTGACCAATCAACATGATGAGTTAGTCGCCAGTTACGACATCCTAACGCTGGTGGCGAAGCGGCAGTAA
- a CDS encoding TRAP transporter large permease — MTEALYGFAALLILVFLRMPLAFAMGIVGFVGFYYLTGNWNAAEAMASRRVVDTARDYGLSVIPLFILMGNLVSHAGLSDALFRASNGFLGHRKGGQAMATIVACGGFSAICGSSLATCATMGRVAMPQMRKYGYKDSLAAASIAAGGTLGILIPPSVMLVIYGIITETSIRELFAAGFIPGILGIVMYLGAVKWVLWRDPSAGPAAEKVPWNERLAALKNVGSTLALFVLVIGGIYLGIFTPTEAAGIGAMGAFVIALLKRALTPTILMNVLMDTVRTTAMLFAVVLTALIFANFINRAGLPNDLLTLVTGLNVAPFVVILVILAIYVLLGCVFESMSMMLLTVPVFFPVVAGLGYDLVWFGILVVIVIEISLITPPVGMNVFVLRAVLPDVSTGTIFRGVTPFWVAGTLRALLVLIFPAIVLFLPQLLY; from the coding sequence ATGACTGAAGCACTTTATGGATTTGCAGCGCTGTTGATATTGGTATTCCTGCGCATGCCTCTGGCGTTTGCCATGGGGATCGTAGGTTTTGTGGGCTTCTACTACCTGACCGGTAACTGGAATGCGGCTGAAGCCATGGCGTCGCGGCGGGTGGTCGACACCGCTAGGGACTACGGTCTGTCGGTGATACCCTTGTTTATCTTGATGGGTAACCTGGTGTCCCATGCGGGGCTCTCTGATGCGTTATTCCGAGCCTCCAATGGCTTTCTTGGTCACCGAAAGGGCGGTCAGGCGATGGCCACCATTGTGGCTTGTGGTGGGTTTAGTGCTATTTGTGGGTCGAGCCTTGCGACCTGCGCCACCATGGGGCGTGTTGCCATGCCCCAGATGCGTAAGTACGGCTACAAGGACTCGTTGGCGGCAGCCTCCATTGCCGCGGGCGGCACCCTTGGGATACTGATCCCTCCCAGTGTGATGCTGGTGATCTACGGCATCATTACTGAGACCAGCATCCGTGAACTGTTTGCGGCGGGCTTTATTCCCGGCATATTGGGTATTGTGATGTATCTCGGCGCGGTCAAGTGGGTTTTGTGGCGTGATCCCAGCGCTGGGCCAGCGGCCGAAAAAGTACCCTGGAACGAGCGTCTTGCGGCCCTAAAAAATGTGGGGAGTACCCTGGCGCTGTTCGTATTGGTTATCGGCGGCATCTATTTGGGTATATTCACCCCAACGGAAGCGGCGGGTATTGGCGCAATGGGCGCCTTTGTGATTGCGCTGCTCAAGCGTGCTTTGACGCCGACGATACTCATGAATGTCCTGATGGACACTGTGCGTACAACAGCGATGCTGTTTGCAGTGGTGTTGACGGCGCTAATCTTTGCTAATTTCATTAACCGCGCGGGGCTTCCCAATGACCTCCTGACGTTGGTCACTGGGCTGAACGTGGCCCCCTTCGTGGTTATTCTCGTCATCTTGGCCATTTACGTACTATTGGGCTGTGTATTCGAAAGCATGTCGATGATGCTGCTGACCGTGCCGGTCTTCTTCCCGGTCGTGGCGGGGCTTGGCTATGATTTGGTGTGGTTCGGCATACTGGTGGTTATCGTCATCGAGATCAGTTTGATAACGCCACCTGTCGGGATGAATGTGTTCGTACTACGTGCCGTATTACCGGACGTATCAACCGGCACTATCTTCCGCGGCGTCACCCCTTTCTGGGTAGCGGGTACCCTACGCGCACTGCTCGTGCTTATATTCCCAGCGATCGTGCTTTTCTTGCCGCAGTTACTGTATTAA
- a CDS encoding TRAP transporter small permease, with the protein MQILTTRWSNVGRVMQLALEGVAGATLFALMLLTTADVVGRYFFNLPILGTVELTQQMLAAVVFLSLPVACWREEHVSVDLLDAIFPARWIWLRQMIVNLIIAVALWVIATRVWALGVRAFEWGDVTEFLRIPDGYLIYLIAIMLFLSALLTIGRAVSYLLEGVGVIKCGGPVSQGDKHD; encoded by the coding sequence ATGCAGATCCTGACGACTCGCTGGTCAAATGTCGGTAGGGTCATGCAGCTGGCGCTGGAGGGGGTGGCGGGTGCCACCCTCTTTGCCTTGATGCTGCTGACGACTGCTGATGTAGTAGGCCGTTATTTCTTTAATCTACCTATCCTTGGAACCGTCGAGTTGACCCAGCAGATGCTGGCCGCTGTGGTGTTTCTGTCACTGCCAGTAGCATGCTGGCGTGAAGAGCACGTTAGCGTGGATCTCTTGGATGCCATATTTCCTGCGCGCTGGATATGGCTGCGCCAGATGATCGTCAACTTAATTATCGCAGTGGCTTTGTGGGTGATCGCTACACGGGTTTGGGCGCTGGGCGTGCGCGCTTTCGAGTGGGGCGATGTCACTGAGTTTCTACGCATTCCCGATGGTTACCTTATTTATCTGATTGCCATCATGCTGTTTCTTTCCGCTCTACTCACCATCGGTCGAGCGGTGAGTTACCTCCTGGAAGGCGTGGGTGTGATTAAGTGCGGTGGCCCAGTCAGCCAGGGAGATAAGCATGACTGA
- a CDS encoding TRAP transporter substrate-binding protein: MNKTTNLMLGVIAAATLGTSAFAQTTITVSTWAGPNHGINTMVWPTWKAWIEEATEGRVTVDVVHDLGPPASQMEMVADGIADATWVFHGYNAGRFLTTQLPEFPTFEDFSSENASAAYWHTHQEYLAQADEHRGVDVVAAGVHGPGWIFSREQYQSLADLESERIRVGGGVMGDLSNALNLTGVALPPTGVYEAGSQGVIDGAMLVPEGLRSFRVAEVFPYTLTVDGGFYRGSFTIVVNPSIWDEMSAEDRAAVEEVSGERLSRLFGYMMDVSDERGVEFAEEQGHTFTALGDEDLETLRGISNDLVDTWSENVSERGVDAQAALDYFHQQLEEAATQESVASLVPQS, encoded by the coding sequence ATGAATAAAACAACAAACCTGATGCTCGGCGTTATTGCCGCTGCAACACTGGGCACCTCCGCCTTTGCACAAACGACTATCACCGTGAGTACCTGGGCGGGTCCTAATCACGGCATCAACACCATGGTATGGCCAACGTGGAAAGCGTGGATTGAAGAAGCCACTGAAGGGCGCGTGACTGTTGACGTTGTGCACGATCTCGGGCCCCCTGCCTCACAGATGGAGATGGTCGCCGACGGCATTGCTGATGCCACTTGGGTATTCCATGGCTATAACGCAGGGCGTTTTCTGACCACTCAGTTACCCGAGTTTCCTACCTTTGAAGACTTCTCCTCGGAGAACGCCTCTGCGGCTTACTGGCATACGCATCAGGAGTACTTAGCGCAAGCTGATGAGCATCGCGGCGTTGATGTGGTGGCTGCGGGGGTGCATGGTCCTGGATGGATTTTTAGTCGTGAGCAGTATCAGTCCCTTGCTGATCTAGAAAGCGAGCGCATTCGCGTCGGTGGCGGGGTGATGGGAGATCTCTCTAATGCCCTTAATCTGACCGGCGTGGCTTTGCCGCCAACCGGGGTCTATGAAGCTGGCTCTCAGGGCGTTATTGATGGCGCTATGCTGGTGCCGGAAGGCCTTAGAAGCTTTCGGGTAGCCGAGGTGTTTCCCTATACCTTGACGGTGGATGGTGGCTTTTATCGAGGCAGCTTCACCATCGTGGTTAACCCGAGTATCTGGGATGAGATGTCTGCTGAAGATCGTGCCGCTGTGGAAGAAGTCTCGGGTGAGCGCCTGTCGCGACTATTCGGCTACATGATGGATGTATCCGATGAGCGGGGCGTCGAGTTTGCCGAAGAGCAGGGTCATACCTTTACAGCCCTTGGCGACGAAGATCTTGAGACGCTGCGCGGCATCAGTAACGACCTGGTTGACACCTGGTCCGAGAACGTAAGTGAACGGGGTGTCGATGCGCAGGCGGCGCTCGATTACTTCCACCAACAGCTTGAAGAAGCTGCTACACAAGAGAGCGTGGCATCCTTAGTGCCACAATCATAA
- a CDS encoding MarR family winged helix-turn-helix transcriptional regulator: protein MTMDKVGGDTSLESSARAELDLNQFLPYQLNRLADRISQALEKLYAESYELNIAQWRVLAWLSHCDDLTAKKVCAYTNMDKARVSRAIQSLEERGLISRTPSQQDQRQHDLQLTAAGQSLLNKLVPEAQAWEASLVSTLSVSEYRDLLNIMRKLERQLERIG, encoded by the coding sequence ATGACGATGGATAAAGTCGGCGGCGATACATCTCTGGAGTCTTCAGCCAGGGCGGAGCTGGATCTCAACCAATTTTTACCCTATCAGCTTAACCGTTTGGCTGACCGCATCAGCCAGGCGTTAGAGAAGCTTTATGCCGAGTCTTATGAACTCAATATTGCTCAGTGGCGCGTGCTTGCCTGGCTTAGCCACTGTGATGATTTAACCGCTAAGAAGGTGTGTGCCTACACCAATATGGATAAGGCTCGCGTATCTCGAGCTATTCAGTCGCTGGAAGAGCGTGGACTGATAAGCCGCACGCCCTCACAGCAGGATCAGCGGCAGCATGACTTACAACTGACAGCCGCCGGGCAATCGCTACTCAATAAGCTAGTGCCCGAAGCTCAGGCGTGGGAAGCCAGCCTGGTGTCGACCCTGAGCGTTAGTGAATATCGTGATTTGCTCAATATCATGCGCAAGCTTGAACGGCAGCTGGAGAGAATTGGCTAG
- a CDS encoding MBL fold metallo-hydrolase: MSKKFASHADTQEKQISFTKLAEGLYAYTAEGDPNTGIVIGDDSVMVIDTQATPVMAQDVIRRIREVTDLPIRHVVMTHYHAVRVLGASAYAAENIYASQNTYDLIVERGQQDYESEVGRFPRLFKGVDSVPGLTWPNIVFQEKLTVYMGEREVQIIHLGRGHTKGDTIVWLPQEKVMFSGDLVEYGATPYTGDAYHEDWPSTLDRLQAMQPQKLVPGRGDALQTAEQCQEAIQGTRDFLNDMYGSVKAGKAAGKSLSECYTETYAVLKLKYGHWVIFDHCVPFDITRCYDEAGGEYPDPRIWTAERDTAMWHSLQDAVENQ, encoded by the coding sequence ATGAGCAAAAAATTCGCGTCCCATGCCGACACCCAAGAGAAGCAGATCAGCTTCACCAAGCTGGCAGAAGGGCTCTATGCTTACACGGCTGAAGGTGACCCCAATACGGGCATAGTGATTGGCGATGACAGCGTGATGGTCATCGACACCCAGGCAACGCCCGTCATGGCTCAAGATGTCATCCGCCGTATCCGCGAAGTGACTGACCTACCGATTAGGCATGTGGTCATGACTCATTACCATGCCGTGCGTGTTCTCGGAGCATCCGCGTACGCTGCAGAGAATATCTACGCTAGCCAGAACACCTACGACCTGATTGTTGAACGTGGTCAGCAGGACTATGAATCTGAAGTCGGCCGTTTCCCTCGCCTGTTCAAGGGCGTGGACTCAGTGCCTGGACTAACCTGGCCAAACATTGTCTTCCAGGAAAAGCTAACGGTTTACATGGGGGAGCGAGAAGTACAGATCATTCACCTGGGCCGCGGGCATACCAAGGGCGACACCATCGTTTGGTTACCTCAGGAAAAAGTCATGTTTTCTGGTGACCTCGTTGAGTATGGCGCCACCCCTTACACCGGTGACGCTTATCACGAGGACTGGCCTTCCACGCTTGATCGCCTACAGGCCATGCAGCCCCAAAAGCTGGTGCCTGGCCGCGGTGATGCACTGCAAACTGCCGAACAGTGCCAGGAAGCCATTCAGGGCACCCGCGACTTCCTAAATGATATGTATGGAAGCGTCAAAGCGGGCAAGGCGGCGGGCAAGTCTCTCTCCGAGTGTTACACCGAGACCTATGCGGTACTTAAGCTGAAGTATGGTCACTGGGTCATCTTCGATCACTGTGTACCTTTCGATATCACTCGCTGCTACGACGAAGCTGGCGGCGAGTACCCGGATCCCCGCATCTGGACGGCAGAGCGCGATACCGCTATGTGGCACTCGCTACAGGACGCCGTCGAAAATCAGTAA
- a CDS encoding FAD-dependent oxidoreductase translates to MPTTYKNPVYPYRRPPELDVQDVRHYPVVIVGAGPSGLAAAIDLAQQGVNSLVLDDNNTVSVGSRALCFAKRSLEIIDRLDCVEPMLEKGVTWQRGRVFFQNREVYDFNLLPEDGHRIPAFINLQQYYFEEFLVNRTHDFPEQIDLRWQHKVTDVDAQPDSTTIKVSTQDGDYQLTCDYLLVADGANSQIRDTLGLECKGQVFQDRFLIADVVMKADFPTERWFWFDPPFHPNQSVLLHKEPDNVWRIDFQLGCDADPEEEKKEENIRPRVQAMLGKDVEFELEWASVYTFRCRKMDNFIHHSVIFMGDAAHQVSPFGARGANGALQGVDNLVWKLVRVLKQQAPKALLSTYNTERQCGAAENILNSTRATDFITPKSHISQVFRDVTLELAEKHAFARSLVNSGRLSMPCRYDNSPLNTPDVNGGPSELRPGSPAKDAPIRLREENAWLLNQFGNGFVLLLEGRISGVHADTLAAPLKELLGRCTDLSLVVVGPAPDVLSALPRTTIVDDSEGLVTQRYGLKAGGGYLIRPDQHVAARWYAITVRRVEDALDRALGVYLAGAADTIFQESCHAKA, encoded by the coding sequence ATGCCAACAACCTATAAAAATCCTGTCTATCCTTACCGGCGCCCGCCTGAGCTCGATGTTCAAGACGTTCGCCACTATCCGGTAGTGATTGTCGGCGCCGGACCTAGCGGTCTCGCCGCCGCCATCGATTTGGCTCAGCAAGGCGTTAATTCGCTTGTCCTGGACGATAACAACACCGTTAGCGTGGGGTCGCGGGCGCTGTGTTTTGCCAAGCGTTCGCTGGAGATTATCGATCGCCTGGACTGTGTCGAGCCGATGCTTGAAAAAGGCGTCACCTGGCAGCGTGGCCGCGTTTTCTTTCAGAATCGTGAGGTCTATGACTTCAACCTACTGCCCGAAGATGGCCACCGCATTCCCGCCTTTATTAACTTACAGCAGTATTACTTTGAAGAGTTCCTGGTCAACCGCACCCACGACTTTCCAGAGCAAATTGACCTTCGTTGGCAACATAAGGTCACCGATGTCGATGCACAGCCTGACAGCACAACCATCAAGGTCTCTACTCAAGACGGTGACTACCAACTGACCTGTGATTACCTCCTCGTTGCTGATGGCGCCAACAGCCAGATCCGCGACACGCTGGGCCTTGAGTGCAAAGGTCAGGTATTTCAGGACAGATTCCTGATTGCTGATGTAGTAATGAAAGCAGACTTCCCAACAGAGCGCTGGTTCTGGTTTGATCCCCCCTTCCACCCCAACCAGTCAGTGCTGCTGCACAAAGAGCCGGACAATGTTTGGCGTATCGACTTTCAATTAGGCTGTGATGCCGACCCGGAAGAAGAGAAGAAAGAAGAGAACATTCGGCCACGCGTGCAGGCAATGCTGGGTAAAGACGTGGAGTTTGAGCTTGAGTGGGCCAGTGTCTACACCTTCCGCTGCCGCAAGATGGATAACTTCATTCATCACAGCGTGATATTTATGGGCGACGCGGCGCATCAGGTATCACCCTTTGGTGCCCGGGGCGCCAATGGTGCCCTGCAGGGCGTCGACAACTTAGTCTGGAAACTGGTTCGGGTACTCAAACAGCAAGCACCCAAGGCGCTGTTGTCTACCTATAACACCGAGCGGCAATGTGGCGCGGCAGAGAACATCCTTAACTCGACCCGCGCCACTGATTTTATTACCCCGAAGAGCCATATCAGCCAAGTGTTCCGGGATGTGACGCTGGAACTGGCTGAGAAGCATGCCTTTGCGCGCAGCTTGGTCAACAGTGGTCGCCTCTCCATGCCATGCCGCTATGACAACTCACCGCTCAATACGCCCGATGTTAATGGTGGCCCGAGCGAACTGCGCCCCGGCAGCCCAGCCAAGGACGCTCCCATTCGATTGAGAGAAGAGAACGCCTGGTTACTCAATCAATTTGGCAATGGCTTCGTGCTGTTACTCGAAGGCCGTATTAGTGGTGTGCACGCCGACACGCTTGCCGCGCCGCTTAAAGAGCTATTAGGCCGTTGCACGGATTTAAGCCTGGTGGTCGTGGGCCCTGCGCCGGATGTGCTTAGCGCTCTACCGCGCACAACCATCGTGGACGATTCCGAGGGGCTAGTGACGCAACGATACGGCCTGAAAGCAGGTGGCGGGTACCTTATTCGTCCTGATCAACACGTTGCTGCCCGCTGGTACGCCATTACTGTCCGCAGGGTTGAAGACGCCTTAGACCGCGCGCTGGGCGTTTATCTTGCGGGTGCCGCTGACACTATCTTCCAGGAAAGTTGCCATGCCAAGGCTTGA
- a CDS encoding DUF2783 domain-containing protein gives MPRLELNPHFTDPDAFYAALTALHRDRSEAESERINARLILLLANHIGDQRVLEEAISHAGLVGDG, from the coding sequence ATGCCAAGGCTTGAGCTGAATCCGCACTTCACTGATCCGGACGCCTTTTACGCCGCGCTAACGGCGCTGCATCGTGACCGCAGCGAAGCCGAGAGCGAGCGTATCAATGCCCGCCTGATCTTGTTACTTGCTAACCACATTGGCGATCAACGGGTGCTTGAAGAGGCAATTTCCCATGCAGGGTTAGTGGGCGATGGTTAG
- the hmgA gene encoding homogentisate 1,2-dioxygenase, whose amino-acid sequence MTEQLQYQSGFHNHFSTEALPGALPIGQNSPQKCAYGLYAEQLTGSAFTAPRHQNFRSWLYRIRPSVVQSAYQPLENNSVHTAPLDKPAADPNQMRWDPVSLPNEPTDFIDGLFTIAVNGDAATQAGVGVHIYTFNEDMTERFFYNADGELLFVPQLGAIRLRTEFGDIEIDNGEIAVIPRGVKFQVRRAQGVEAARGYICENYGSPLELPGLGPIGSNGLANPRDFQSPVAAYEDLEGDYRLVAKFSGRFWESKLDHSPLDVVAWHGNCAPYKYNLANFNTINTVSFDHPDPSIFTVLSSPSDTPGMANLDFVIFPPRWMVAENTFRPPWFHRNLMSEFMGLIHGEYDAKAEGFTPGGASLHNSMSPHGPDAETFEKASNAELKPHFIGDTLAFMFESRYFFHPTPAALNADFRQRDYVDVWSTLRSHFNPSQP is encoded by the coding sequence ATGACTGAACAACTGCAATATCAGAGCGGTTTTCATAATCACTTCTCAACCGAAGCGCTGCCGGGAGCACTGCCGATTGGGCAAAACTCACCTCAGAAGTGCGCTTATGGGTTATATGCAGAGCAACTAACCGGATCCGCATTTACAGCGCCACGTCATCAAAATTTCCGTAGCTGGCTTTACCGTATTCGCCCTTCTGTCGTTCAAAGCGCGTATCAGCCACTAGAAAATAACAGCGTACACACGGCCCCGTTAGACAAGCCAGCGGCGGATCCTAACCAAATGCGCTGGGATCCCGTTTCACTACCTAATGAGCCGACTGATTTTATCGATGGCTTGTTTACCATTGCCGTCAACGGGGATGCGGCCACGCAAGCAGGCGTGGGCGTACATATCTACACCTTTAATGAGGACATGACCGAGCGGTTTTTCTACAACGCTGACGGAGAGCTGCTGTTTGTTCCGCAACTGGGCGCCATTCGTCTACGTACAGAATTTGGTGACATCGAGATCGATAACGGTGAAATTGCTGTCATTCCTCGCGGTGTGAAATTCCAAGTGCGCAGAGCTCAGGGGGTTGAGGCTGCGCGGGGATATATATGCGAGAACTACGGTAGTCCTTTAGAGCTGCCCGGCCTCGGCCCCATCGGGTCTAACGGTTTAGCCAACCCGCGTGACTTCCAAAGCCCTGTGGCAGCCTACGAAGACCTGGAGGGCGACTACCGCTTAGTGGCTAAGTTCTCTGGTCGTTTCTGGGAGAGCAAACTCGACCACTCGCCGTTAGATGTGGTGGCGTGGCACGGCAACTGCGCGCCTTATAAATATAATCTGGCTAATTTTAACACCATCAATACGGTTAGCTTCGATCATCCGGATCCGTCAATCTTCACCGTATTGTCGTCCCCCTCCGATACACCGGGGATGGCGAATCTTGATTTTGTCATTTTCCCACCGCGCTGGATGGTTGCCGAGAATACCTTTAGGCCCCCCTGGTTCCATCGCAACCTAATGAGCGAGTTTATGGGGCTGATACACGGCGAGTACGATGCCAAAGCGGAAGGCTTCACGCCTGGCGGCGCCAGCCTACATAACTCAATGTCGCCCCACGGCCCCGATGCTGAGACATTTGAAAAAGCCTCCAACGCTGAGCTTAAGCCCCATTTCATAGGCGATACACTGGCCTTTATGTTTGAAAGCCGCTACTTCTTTCACCCAACCCCTGCGGCTCTGAATGCTGACTTCCGTCAACGTGATTATGTGGATGTTTGGTCGACGCTGCGCTCTCACTTCAACCCAAGCCAGCCCTGA